acaacgaggtggtgccaagaaggtgactattggtgatgatggtgtgttgcaACTTCAAATCTAGATTTGCATTCCTAATGTCAATGGGTTGAGagagttaattcttgaggaggctcatagagGTATTTTATTCActcgggtgctgcgaagatgtactGTGATTAGAAGTAGAATTATTGGTAGTGGAGGATAAAGAAAGGCATTGTTGGATATgttgctcggtgtttgaattgtcaataggtctagtatgagcatcagaggtcgGGTGGTtacttcagaagattgagatatcagagtggaagtgggagcgcatcgcAATGGACTTAATGGTAGGGTTGCCACTGACATTGAGGAGATTTAACGTAGTTTGGATCATTatggacagactgaccaagttTTTATATTTCATTCCAGTCATGTCTTCATACACTTATGAGCAGTTGGCTCGGATTTATCTTAGAGAGATTGTTCGCTGCATGGTGTTCTTGTGCCTATTATCTCGGATCGAGGTagtcagtttacttcgcatttttggagagcggttcagcaTGAGTTGAGCAcgcaagttgagttgagtactgcatttcatcctcagacagacggacagtacGAGTGGACCATTCAAATTTTGGATGATATGTTGTGGGCATGcattattgattttggaggaccgtgggatcagtttcttccattagcagagttttcctacaacaacagctatcagtcgagcatccatatGGATcaatatgaggcattatatgggaggagTTATCGTTCTtaggttggttggtttgaaccggctcaggctagattattgggcacagatttggttcgtgatgctttggagaaggtaaaaTTAAATTAGGAGCGGCTTCATAAAGcacagtccaggcaaaagagttatgatgATCGGAAagctcgtgatgtggcattcttggtgggtgagaaggttccaCTAAGAGTTTTGCCTttgaaaggcgtgatgagatttgggaagaatggcaagttgagccctcggtatattggtctATTTGAGGTCTTGGAGAGAGCTAttgaggtggcttacagacttgctttgccacccagcatATTGGGAGTttattcggtatttcatgtttccatgttcGGAAGTACTATGAGGATTTGTCACATGTTCTGGATTTTGGCTCGGTGTAGTTGGTCAAGgctttgacttatgttgaggagccgatggccattttggataggtagGTTTGAAAGGtgaggtcaaaggatattgcATCACCGAAGGTTAAGTGGAGAGATCAACCGGTCGAgaaggtgacttgggagactgagcatgatatgcggagcaaatatccttaCCATTTTTAtatccaggtatgattctaaactcgttcgaggacgaatgtttgtttaagaaggggggAATGTAACAACTCGACTGGTCTTTTTTGTATTTAAGACTTGTTTCCCCTATTTGATACGTATGtgtatttattgttatgtgacttacggggatggttggtttggtttcgagaaggttttgaagtgaattgagatacttagtctcattttgaaagcttaagttataagagttgaccgaGGCTTGAATTTTGTATAAATGACCTCGAATTCATATTTTTATggcccaataggttcgtatggtgattttggatttagacGTATGTCCGGAATTGGATTTAGAGGTTCATAGGTTGATTTGCTataaatgccaaaagttgaacatTTGAGGTTTAGAAGGTTCAGAGGTTTgattgggagttgactttgatgttatcgggtTCGGATTATTGTTCCAAGAGTTGGAATaagttcgttatgtcatttggcaCCTGTGTGAAAAtgtgaggtcattccgagttgattagacgtggttcgacatgagttttggAATTGAAAAGTTGATTGgttcattaagattgaattgaggtgcaatttgtagttttgatatttctttatgtgatttgatacctcgagtaggtccgtgttatattttgggactagttggtatgattggagggagtctcgggggcctcgggtatgttttgAATGAGTTTTGGATTATTTCGATcttgtttgatagttctgttAATGGTGTTTTGCACCTGCGAGGTATGTTGTGTAGGTGCAAGTCTGCAGATGCAGACAAGGGGTCGCAGATGCCAAGGAAGGTGGAGGGCTGcagtgtccgcaggtgcgaagctttgGGCGCCGGTGCGGTTGTTGGTACGCAGAAGCGAGTGTGCTTCGCAGGAGCGGAAGGTTGGAGGAGTTAgtaaactcgcaaatgcgagccattTTTCTGCAAAAGCGAGCATTTTGTTTGCAAAAGCGGAATCGCTGGGAAGTGTTATTTTAGTTGAGGGTTTggcttattttatcatattttgagattaggagctcggattggggcgatttttgaggaATATTTTACCACTTGAATTGgtggtaagtgttcttgactcagatttgattattattcatgattctatctttagtTTTAGCATTTGATTGGTGAATCTAAGAGAAATTTGGAACCTTgacaaaacttttctaaagtaaaaaataaagatttgaaCCCTAATTTGGAGTGGTTTTTGGATAAAACTTGTATATTTGGGCTCGTATTCGAATGGGTAGTAgggatttgtgacttttgtcgaattCTAGGAAGAGAGCCCCAGTTGACTTTTGCTAATTAATAAAGAGTGGAGCTTTATTacgtggaattaattccaataattttgtttgatgttattgagttgtttttggctagattcgagtcgttcggaggtcgattcgcgTGGGaaggcatttctagagtattacTTGGCTTGTTTGAgttaagtatctagcctaaccttaTGTGGAAAAAATATCCTTTAGTATTTGGCCTTAAttgtttattcatgttatgtGAAAAAacgacgtgtacacgaggtgacgagtgtgtacacgggtgcTATGTGTGGCTTATGACCGgattagaccttaggctattaatatgccttaacTTGAGGATGTGCTTTATAAGAAACATGCTTAATCACTTTGTGACTACATGAACATGATCACTGCAATTAATTTAGCTGTAGTCATGCTTTATATGTTAAACACTCATTTGTATTTTATTATTGCCATGTCCTTGTGCACCTTATTATTAGATTATGAGCTTAAATCTTTGATGAAATCTAgcattattgtgttgtgataatTAGGGCAGATGTAGCATTATTTTAATGAGATGTTAGTTGAATTTGACATGTTATCATATGCCTCCTCTTCTATTTGATGATTCGTTGCCAAAGATGGATTTTTCTACGTCGAATTGTTATCGCATGTTCTAACGAGGTTGTTAATATTGTTTTCTGTTACATATTCTATTGCCAgttattgatatattgcacaggttatttgactaggaAGTATCATATGatttgaacctcgtcactacttcaccgaggttattCTTaaaacttactgggtaccaattgtggtgtactcatattatacgTTTGCATattttgtgtagatctaggtgtTGGAAGCAACGGAACTAGGGAGTAAATGCTTACATTAGTCACgaagattcaaggtagagctgcatgACCGTCGCAATTCCTTGGAGTCCCATCCTTATATTGATACTGTTATTTTTCATATCCgaacaatattatattttgagacatccttatgtattcagttagagctcATGACTTTGTACTACCTAGTTCTATGGAGTTGTATCAGGCATTGCCATTTAACATTGTGTTAACTTTATTTTCGCTTTTATATTAAATTCAGTTTTATTATTAtcatgttttgttgatttaatattgttaagtgattgacttacctagtcttagagattatgtGTCATCAGGTCCCTATGATGAAATTTAGGTCGCGACAATATATAGGAATCATAATTGAAgattctatagattgtattgtgtttttcttctcattcatgGCGAAAACTCTCTAGGAGATCCATTTTTTTCCCTATGGACTTCCTGTCGAGTTCCATAGTTCGAAGGACATCCCATCAAAAAGATTCGTTGTTTTTACTATTGTGTAATTTGATGCATACAAAAGATTTTCCTACCTTGTAATCGATTTAGGTAAGGTTCCTACCTATTGATCTATATATCTCGAGAACTTGTGGTTGAAGCTTATGCAAAAAGTAAGGTTTGGGATATTGGGAAGGTTGATTCACCTTTCGATCTTGTTGTTCATGGTATTTAGAGTATTAACTCCCTCCAATTTGCCTAATATAGCAACTTGTGCATAAGAATCATGATCATAAAATTGAGTTGGCGTTGATGACTTCAgaggaaagagagagagagaaagatgtCCACTTGTGTAAGTTCATGAGTGTATTTACCTACCCTTTTTTCAACTTTTCCATACCTTTGGTTGGGTCACGATCCAAGAAACAGTGCAAGGTTTCGAATTTTATTCTTACACGTACTTCTTCTCTTTAATACAAATGCAAACCTACCCATAAGCTTATCCAGTACCGAGCGAAATGTGTACGGATTTTATGATATTATTACTTTCCTTAAAATGCTTACATCTCAAATCCGATCTAATCTATCTATCGATCTTTTGTTCAATAATAGAGGAGAACAAACAATTAATTTCATTATTGCTCTAGCTAGTTATATCAAGCATTTATCCTTTTAGTAGTGAGTATTACCCCATCCTCTAGAAAGGGTAGTTAGGTTAGTCATCTAGAGACGGTTGCATACAAAGGTGGATCCAATTGAAGAAAATTAAAGTTCCTTCTCCGTTTTCTGAAGAAAATTGAAGTTCGCCTAACAAGACTCGTGGGTGCTGTCCTATAACACCTTTATCTACCTACCTCCCTCCCTCCTCTCTACTTCTCTTCAATCAAGTCCTGGAACTTATCTAATATTCGGTCTCCGTCAATTCAACTTCCGTAATCACTTCTAATTCAAATTCTGGTccattttcttttcaaaactttTGACTCAGAAAACATCCTATATTGTATCTTCATATATTCAAAAGGTATTATCGTTTTCTTCGACATTTAGTTGTTTGTATCTTCATATATTCAAAAGGTATTTTCTCTTATGGTTCATATTTTGGATTAAGCTCATAAAAGCAAAATGTAGTCTCACGTGTTTCCCTATTGAATACAAACACAAACTCCACGAAGCACCTTTTTTTTTTCTGGAAAGGGCTTGGGGCTGAAGGATGCATGCACTgcaacaacaaaaaataattaagcaAGAAAAAACCAAAAATTTACAGAAAACTTGCAACTAATACCTTCCCTGTTTTGGGAAAATCTAGTGCTACAGTCCCCGAGAATGTTAGGCAGTATTAGCAAATTGGCACCTCAATATTCGCACACGAgacattaaacaagtacatcggAGTTTTAAGTTATATGCACCGTAATTGTATACAACTTTTGGAGTAAAATTTGTTGACAGTGCatataacttaaactcatttAATCTATTACACCGGTTAAGGTTGAAACAACCACCTTATCTGACCCACCTTTTTCTTATCAAGTCTGAAGTTCCGAGAGTAAAAAGAGGTAACCCTCTTTTAAGTCCCTATGAATCACTCTTCTTTCAATCGCTCTTTAACTGAATTAGTTCAACAAATATCTGAGGACGAAAACAACCAAGAAAGAATATCTAATGAAAGATGAGAATCAAATATATCTAAGGGGTGCCGTTTCAGAACCGACCTGTTATGCAGAGAAGAACTGTACTGAAAATATAAATAACCCACCATAACCAGGTTGTCATTGTACTATGTACACAAACATTCAATGATTTTTCAACACATGAGTTTGGAGAGAGGAAAATGTCTGTCTTAGCATAAGAGGGAACCAAGATAATaccagaaaaaaggaaaagaaaagaggttAAGAAGTATGTAACTTAGTAAAGGCGGGATAAGATTATTTAGCGGTCCTCCATTGCAGCTCAACTTGAATCCGTCCGGTTTTTGAATCTATGAGGTGGTACTTCTCGTTGATCCTTGTGTTGTGAACGACATCTGAAAGACTTATATCAATATACCCTAACACTTCCTGTATTAAGAAATATACCCAAAAAAGTGAAAGCTTTAGTAGTGCAACGAACAACTGAAAACAGTAGCATATAGAAGCAGCCTACTCCATCCTTTCTGGAATACGTGTTATCTTCCAAGTGTAATAATACTATCTTCCATCTGATTTTCGACTTCCCGAAAAcagaaataaaatatattatcttGACAGGGTGTTACTGCTTAGTCGCCCATATTAAATTGATCATAGGATACATGGCAGAGACCTATATACTAGATATccaaaattgataaaaataattgGTGAGTTGGCAAGAGATCAAAAGCTTATGCAGCTCATATTTAGGGATGCTAGGGCATGGTTATCTCTTAATTTTATTTCTATTAGGAATATCATGCCCTAACCATGTCAAGTCAGTATTTGAAGCCGCATATAAAGTTAATAATTCATTACTATTAGGAAAGGTATTGTCCTAATGTTTTCTTTCCCAAAAGAAGGTCCATAAATccattgaattaattttttttaaaaactcatTATTGCTAAATGAAAACTCTGAATTAATTAAAGATGATAACTCTTTTTTTGCGTCCCGGGAGGGCCATGGGAAAATTTGCAGGACAATATAAACAAGAGAACATATTTCTTAGGAACTCATTGAAATAGGGAGACCAGTAATATCTTGTCAAATAACTAATGGCAGATGGATTTGAGCTTTTGAAACTAAAAGATGGCATTATTATGATTTCTAAGGGCACTTTGACTTATAAACTAGATGGTGATCTTAAGTTCTCGACAAATATTACTTGCAGCATTCAGTCTGCTGATGATGAAAATAAATAAGAGTAAATTGCAACTTACGTACCTTTGGATGTAGAAGGCCAATCCTTGTTGAGGTGCTGATAACTTCTACATGCAGTTTATCATTCACGGGAGACTCCTCCAACACAAAACTAAACTCCTCTTCCCATCTTGGATCCCTGTTCTTCTTCACTTGCTGCAATCACAATGGAGAAATCACTTCTAGTGCTTACGTGGGCAAAATTCAGCAGTAGTAGTAGACCCCTTGATAGGACATTTCTCGAGTTCAGAGTAATTACCAAACAAGAAACTCTtttaaacaataacaacaataaacctAGTAttattcccacaagtggggtctggggaaggtagtgtgtacgcagaccttacccctacctagtgaaggtagagaggctgtttccaatagaccctcgtctcagaagaataagaagaagaataaaaagggGGAGAAAAAGAATAAGTAGCGTGTATGGTCTAAGTAGATTAATAATGAAGGCAACAAGGCAATTTAAATTTGATCAATCTTATCATTATGAAACGTGTAGAAACAGCAGAATTGAAAATTTTCAGTCATCCAAATCAGGAGAAGGAAAAAACAGATAAATAAAACATCAAGGAGTCTTTCATACAAGTGGCAAAAGGTCCCAGAAAACAAACTTGATACCAATGCTATGCTGCCAACAGGTTCTTGTTCCCTAACCTATTTCTGTTAAGAAGTTCAGGATTCTGGAGAAAATAGTGCGTAAAGAAAATTACAGGTTGGAATCTCAATATCCTGTTGCTAAAggaaggttattattgtggaaTCGGCATTGGCCTTACTCTCACTATGTAGATACATTATGTCTTTTATTTTAGATACTTTTCTTTGGTTATTCACACTATAAGCTTGGGGTATAGACAAGATTTTAGGTTATGTTTTAACTTCTTCATAGTCACTCCTCTCACAGCTGCTTACCTACTCCTTTCTACCATCTCTGACTGACAGCTGTCTTTGTGATTGTTCTGATGTATGTATTTCTCACTCTCTCCCTCTATTAATCTATTAGGTATTCCGACGTTCGGTGGTCGAAACTCAGTTGGCTAATGCAAGTTTATTATGAAGATGCAAAATGATCAATGCTCCCTATATCCTAGTTAACACTTTGCAGGACATAATCAGATTAGCACAAAGATTAATAATTTTAAGTCGcatagtatattatactgaagttAGTTAAAGATGCAATATGCTTAGAACAGTGGTCGAAATGTGAAGGAGGAGTAGGTTGTGAGGATTTATTATATCcaaaatctaaaataaataaagtagtatTGAAGTATTGATACATACAGGTTTGAGCTTAAACTAGGAGACTTCTCAATTAAGCAAAAGGCCAAGTTAAATTAATTTGGGACATGTTCAGTAAAAATTACTGAAGTGAGCCAAGGTTAAAGTATAGTCTTTTCACTTGGGTAGAGCTACGGGTAGGTTATAGATTCAAGGTGGTGGGTAGGTCAGAAGCTTTTCGCACCATAACTATTGCAATCCATATATGTTAAGGAGAGAGCAATGAAGGGCCAAAGAAAGAGGCAAGTAGGCACCTTAGTTTTTCTCTCCTCCCCTTTAAAGATAATCCTGACATATGGATTAGTGTGGTTCTTTCCTTCAACATCTTCAGCTTGATGGACTATAACTACAAGGACACCTCCCCCTGGTGGCGTTCCTTCTGGAGCTTTTAAGACTGTTCCAGACTCTTCAAAATCTTTTGGCAAATCCTCCTCCTTAAACGGTTTATATGTCAATTCTACTACAATCTGTCCCCGTTGCTTGTCATTCTGAGCATCATTCAGATCAATATTCTTCAGGAGATCAAGTGTCATAGTTTTTGACTCATCAGGAGTCAAATCTCTCAGCGGGACTACATTTGTACCCATCTTGTCATGTTTCCCAATCTGATACAGAAGGCAAAAAGAAGCTTGAGACTCAAtaggtaaaataatcaataaatgaaTTAAATCTTGAAAGTTACCTGCTCCCAGTCATAAACAGAGATCTCCAATGCTTGTGATTCCGGATCTTTAACTACCATACTAAATTCCTCATTCCACTCTGGATTTAAATTACTATGCTTCACCGTGGTCTTTTTAGATGGAAGCTTCGACTCTGTAAGCTTAAGTTTTACATAAGGATCAGATGCGCCcaataagtccttctttctcaacttcattGCCCTCAAAATCTTAACATGTAAAATCCCAACTGGTCTTTTCATGGCTCTACATATTCCCAAAATGAAATAAGTTATTACGAGGAATTTGTGAAGTGAGTCAAAGAATGTGGGAACAAAATCTAGATGTAGCATACTTGGATGGATCCAAAATTTGTACTTCTAGAGCTTTAGGCCATAGATACATGCTAGCAACTTGATCTTTAATTGTCTCCTGGAAGAAAAAGCTCTAACTGATATTAACATCTGATCTTTAGTAATAGCTAAGACAAATATGTTATCCCAGACCCAGACACATCTTCACAAGCAAAGCAGCAGAGTATCTAACAGGTGATTCACATCCTTAAACATCAAAACTTACAACTCTGGGATCTATCAAGACATTTATAATAAGTTTTTAGCAGCTTTCAAAAGTCAAAAGCTtacactcaaaaaaaaaaaaaatatcaacaatTCCAGGGTTAGTTTTTATGACCGAGGACTCCGGAGTGTTAGTGGCACACGGTTCGGAACTTGGTGGATAATGGGCCCGCCTCTCTACAAGTGTTCAACCAAGGGATGTCAATCGACACCCCTTGGCCCAAAAATTACACTGTATtgctagataattttttttattttatgtatatttactatacaTTGACTCCCTTGATTTTACGGTATAATTAAACTCTTATATTTTGATACCCCTTAGTGAAAATCCTAGCTCCGCCACTGctctctacccttctccacttaagtACCAAGCTTTCATCAGCGGCACAATTTGAATCCACACGCGTGTCTAACCCACATGTCAGGTGTTGTGCTCTAACCACTAGACTAAAGCCCTTGGGTAAAATCAACATTCCAGGTTCTTTTGCGCAAATGGAGCAAATCCAACAAACATAATATTTCAAAAGAAATAAATTGGCATAAAAGAAAATAATACCTGGACAAACCTGTACAACCCAGGAATGGCCATTAGATCAGCCCCCAATAGCTTCAACCCGAAGTCAACATGTGGCTAAAAACCATAATAAAAAAACAACGGACGTGAACAAGACAGTAGCATAAATAGTTAAATACAATAGCATAAATACACAATCATACATAGAACAAAAGCAATAGATCTTCAAAATGAAAATTAATACCAAAGCAGTGATACTACATCGAGGACATTAAGAGCAACTATGTACATAATGGTGCACTTCTCCATAGTGCAcgtcaagggaatacatttcaccACCTTGATTTTTCCATACAACAACCCATCCAAACAAGAAAAAAGATATTCAATCCGGAACATGTTAACATTCTCGGGATAAGAGAAAAGGACACTGACCAATGATACTGTCTCAAGTATTTCATACCATTTAACTATCTGCCATTACAACTACTGGAAGCATGTTTGCAAGCAACATGCCTTCTTTTCCCAGAAATGTGACTGACATACCTTCTCCATAAGTGACACAAAGATTTTGGCAAAACAAGGAAAGCTCGGAACTAGAGGCTTCAGAGTAATACGTGGAGCTGCAAAGATCTGCAAGTCGATAACCTGAAATATCCACCAAAGCAATTACAACTTTCTACTCAATTACAGCAAATGTAGGCAGGcactttatttttctcaaaatttggCAAAATGCAGAACGGTTAAAAAAATTGCAAAACCTGAACAGTTGCTTTCAATCCAAATGCTTTGACCGCAACAGAGACATTAGGATTGCTGGCCCATTTTAAGTATGGTTCCATCATCAACTCTTTTTCATCAGTAACATAGACCTTCATACCTGCCAGCAGCAGAACCTTAGGTGAAGTTTATGTTGAAGCTAAGTCAAAAGTCCTATAACACACTACCTTATTTATAAACCATCATATTAAAAGATTTAGATCACAATTTCATTGCATCCAAGGTCTGACATATACCAAGGGTCAAGAAAGCAgttgagagagagaaagaagatgaGCTATCACAGCTGATCAGAGCAACCAGTAAGAAGCATGGGAAGAGGTATATGAAAGGTGTTGCACCAACTCTATGAAAGAGAGAGAATATCCCATGCAACacttaaataataataacaccACTGTTAACAGAaattcataaaaagaaaaaactcCCCGAGTAACTCTGCCAACTAGTACGTTTCACCTTTCACCTTCCCTTCTTATCTGTACAAAACGTTTAAGATCACGAGTTTGTATCTTTCTATCGAAGATATAAGCTTTACTAACCAAACTTTTCAAAGACTATTTGGCGGTGCACTCAAATTCATTAACTTACACCAAACATGATACttatcaaaaaggggaaaaagctCTTATTATGTGTCGAAACGACAGCATCTGCTAGTTTGAGGGTTAACTCCTTGACAATTATATATTAATGCGAACTTCAGCTAACAAATGGAGCAACTACAAAGTAATGCATTGCACTCTCTGATGCCATAACCATATTCTTACCCTACATAACTGAAACTTCTTCTTACGCAGATCATTTACCTAGCCAACTAAAACATCAAGACCACTATACAATTATCATCTAATGCATTTCTACGATAGGAATGGAAAGCAGACGAGTAAGAGAGGGCATCTTCTGTATCTTATTCGTATGCCACATTTTAATTTCCTAGTAAGTCACAAcactaactaaaaataaaaggaccAACTAATTTTGTTAATGGCCATTAAGAAACCACTAACCTTGGAAAGTAGGTGGTAAGGACCCCAAAGTCAGTGTTTCAAATTCAACAGAGTCAATTTTATACTTTGGAATTTGCTCCACAATAATAGGTGCAGCAATATTCTTCGCAGTCCTGCAAATAGCCTGTTTATATAAATTAGGTTAGTTTACTTC
This DNA window, taken from Nicotiana tabacum cultivar K326 chromosome 4, ASM71507v2, whole genome shotgun sequence, encodes the following:
- the LOC107764054 gene encoding synaptotagmin-1 isoform X1, with translation MGFLSSILGFCGFGVGVSAGLVIGYFMFIFFQPNDVKDLVIHPLVERDTQSLQQLLPEIPIWVKCPDYDRVDWLNKFLELMWPYLDKAICRTAKNIAAPIIVEQIPKYKIDSVEFETLTLGSLPPTFQGMKVYVTDEKELMMEPYLKWASNPNVSVAVKAFGLKATVQVIDLQIFAAPRITLKPLVPSFPCFAKIFVSLMEKPHVDFGLKLLGADLMAIPGLYRFVQETIKDQVASMYLWPKALEVQILDPSKAMKRPVGILHVKILRAMKLRKKDLLGASDPYVKLKLTESKLPSKKTTVKHSNLNPEWNEEFSMVVKDPESQALEISVYDWEQIGKHDKMGTNVVPLRDLTPDESKTMTLDLLKNIDLNDAQNDKQRGQIVVELTYKPFKEEDLPKDFEESGTVLKAPEGTPPGGGVLVVIVHQAEDVEGKNHTNPYVRIIFKGEERKTKQVKKNRDPRWEEEFSFVLEESPVNDKLHVEVISTSTRIGLLHPKEVLGYIDISLSDVVHNTRINEKYHLIDSKTGRIQVELQWRTAK
- the LOC107764054 gene encoding synaptotagmin-1 isoform X2, whose translation is MLSGGDNIFYFTQSAPLEQLMVFILNQDLVIHPLVERDTQSLQQLLPEIPIWVKCPDYDRVDWLNKFLELMWPYLDKAICRTAKNIAAPIIVEQIPKYKIDSVEFETLTLGSLPPTFQGMKVYVTDEKELMMEPYLKWASNPNVSVAVKAFGLKATVQVIDLQIFAAPRITLKPLVPSFPCFAKIFVSLMEKPHVDFGLKLLGADLMAIPGLYRFVQETIKDQVASMYLWPKALEVQILDPSKAMKRPVGILHVKILRAMKLRKKDLLGASDPYVKLKLTESKLPSKKTTVKHSNLNPEWNEEFSMVVKDPESQALEISVYDWEQIGKHDKMGTNVVPLRDLTPDESKTMTLDLLKNIDLNDAQNDKQRGQIVVELTYKPFKEEDLPKDFEESGTVLKAPEGTPPGGGVLVVIVHQAEDVEGKNHTNPYVRIIFKGEERKTKQVKKNRDPRWEEEFSFVLEESPVNDKLHVEVISTSTRIGLLHPKEVLGYIDISLSDVVHNTRINEKYHLIDSKTGRIQVELQWRTAK
- the LOC107764054 gene encoding synaptotagmin-1 isoform X3, producing the protein MMMVEDLVIHPLVERDTQSLQQLLPEIPIWVKCPDYDRVDWLNKFLELMWPYLDKAICRTAKNIAAPIIVEQIPKYKIDSVEFETLTLGSLPPTFQGMKVYVTDEKELMMEPYLKWASNPNVSVAVKAFGLKATVQVIDLQIFAAPRITLKPLVPSFPCFAKIFVSLMEKPHVDFGLKLLGADLMAIPGLYRFVQETIKDQVASMYLWPKALEVQILDPSKAMKRPVGILHVKILRAMKLRKKDLLGASDPYVKLKLTESKLPSKKTTVKHSNLNPEWNEEFSMVVKDPESQALEISVYDWEQIGKHDKMGTNVVPLRDLTPDESKTMTLDLLKNIDLNDAQNDKQRGQIVVELTYKPFKEEDLPKDFEESGTVLKAPEGTPPGGGVLVVIVHQAEDVEGKNHTNPYVRIIFKGEERKTKQVKKNRDPRWEEEFSFVLEESPVNDKLHVEVISTSTRIGLLHPKEVLGYIDISLSDVVHNTRINEKYHLIDSKTGRIQVELQWRTAK